The following are from one region of the Dreissena polymorpha isolate Duluth1 chromosome 2, UMN_Dpol_1.0, whole genome shotgun sequence genome:
- the LOC127867171 gene encoding capping protein inhibiting regulator of actin dynamics-like encodes MPSHATTDPHEHAKPIRQPTGSPPKGRSAQKAKPSISNPGSSSKSKENRRGSKSQETKPGGQNYTVEQIKELKETNDDEIVSPNGVDGKQKESNEEITKGDSSEKVTDDNEESAANDVVSVANRRTRFTRPETEVKFSKPETPPPSPKPEVFTLEKFNDVVDNFSDVFSSHKYTNITDEYPVEDLVTLVNDVTGKIEEYKQQTITSQRHLEDLRGRMHEVKRRIQENVQKKSNAIRMDDDSHVSIEEKELREKLARLNAQVAQANAELAEALRLSAETESSAVEAQLAAERAKQEARNIQEEIEFRTKVEERRKETDKKRQEEERLKMEQRRLQEEEEQRRKEEEWRRREHGSDKPPVWEAWPMFEYMVENGAELGCVVRGQPNKFNKNDVTVTSQDQLEHPVPFGENEELVSYILLLQGHDDKAILKDPIAL; translated from the exons ATGCCTTCTCACGCAACAACGGATCCTCATGAACACGCGAAACCGATCCGTCAACCCACCGGAAGTCCACCAAAGGGCAGGTCCGCTCAAAAAGCCAAGCCTTCTATTTCAAATCCCGGATCTTCCAGCAAAAGTAAGGAAAATCGGCGAGGGTCGAAAAGCCAGGAGACAAAACCCGGTGGACAGAATTACACTGTCGAGCAGATTAAAGAACTGAAAGAAACAAATGACGACGAAATTGTGTCCCCAAATGGAGTGGATGGAAAACAGAAGGAATCCAATGAAGAAATAACGAAGGGCGACTCATCCGAAAAAGTTACGGACGATAACGAGGAAAGCGCAGCCAACGACGTTGTTTCCGTCGCAAACAGGCGCACAAGATTCACAAGACCGGAAACCGAGGTCAAGTTCTCTAAACCGGAAACGCCACCACCGAGTCCCAAACCAGAAGTCTTTACGTTGGAGAAATTCAATGACGTCGTCGACAATTTCAGTGACGTTTTCTCGTCCCATAAGTACACGAATATCACGGACGAGTATCCGGTCGAGGATCTTGTGACGTTGGTGAATGACGTCACTGGAAAGATTGAAGAATACAAGCAGCAGACGATTACGTCACAGCGCCACCTGGAGGATCTACGAGGGCGCATGCATGAAGTCAAGAGGCGGATTCAGGAAAACGTGCAGAAGAAATCCAACGCAATTCGAATGG ACGACGACTCGCACGTGAGCATAGAGGAGAAGGAGTTACGAGAGAAGCTTGCTCGGTTGAATGCACAGGTGGCCCAGGCGAACGCGGAACTCGCCGAGGCTCTCCGATTATCTGCGGAAACCGAGAGCAGCGCCGTTGAAGCTCAATTGGCGGCCGAACGCGCCAAACAGGAAGCGAGAAATATCCAAGAGGAGATAGAGTTTCGAACAAAG GTCGAGGAAAGGAGGAAGGAGACAGATAAGAAGAGGCAGGAGGAAGAGCGCCTCAAGATGGAGCAGCGCCGCCTACAGGAGGAAGAAGAACAACGTCGGAAGGAGGAGGAGTGGAGGCGACGGGAGCACGGCAGCGACAAGCCGCCCGTCTGGGAGGCATGGCCAATGTTCGA GTACATGGTAGAGAACGGAGCTGAGCTCGGGTGTGTTGTCAGAGGTCAGCCGAACAAGTTCAACAAAAATGACGTCACTGTGACGTCACAGGATCAGCTTGAGCATCCGGTCCCGTTCGGCGAGAACGAAGAGCTGGTCAGCTACATTTTACTGCTGCAGGGGCACGATGACAAGGCGATTTTAAAG gaCCCTATCGCGTTGTAA